Genomic window (Vitis riparia cultivar Riparia Gloire de Montpellier isolate 1030 chromosome 4, EGFV_Vit.rip_1.0, whole genome shotgun sequence):
taatatcacaacttaaagttaaaaataactttaattattaagtcaaataattaacttattctgaAACGCAAATCTTTTTTACCACATTTGTCCACATTAATGAGAGTTTAGTTCATGACCATAATTCCATCCATGGCTCAttatttattgtaaatattttgttGTCATTTTATGTATCTACAATTTAAATATGGATGTTtaacaaacaaatttattatttaagatttatgaaataaatattaattaaatcaaggtaaatatgtaaatttgatgatgtagaataaattttaagttaattttaccaaacaaccgTAATACTTAAAGttcaaattaagtaataagtttaagttaacaaattaaaaataatttaacttaaagtcaactcaAGTCATTAAGTAAAAATGTATTTAAGTTTTAACAAACAGCCTCCCAATTTGGCACCCTAGCCTCACAAGCTGAAtacaaattgaataattgttttattttaaggacattgaaaattttgggtTAATATGGATTCTTAACATTTGAATGAATTTATTCCcttatttctattttgtttctGCTGCAGATAATATGTTCATGTTCTTTTCTCTATGCATTGAGACGCTGGAAGATTATTTCTTTCACACTTGGTGAATCTTCAAATGTTAATGATAGTTCCCCAGTTTTTGTACCGATCACAACGTTGATTCATACCCTTCCTCTTGCAATTACCTATTTGCTTTACATGGTATGCATTTTATTTTGCAATGTTGAACACTTCCTTTTAGTGGaaaattgtttctttctttcttcttagtgataaataagtttttttataggCTTTTCTTAGTGATAAATAATGTCTACCCattcttctctttctccttgAAAGCTAGTTACCATGGAGTCTGTTCGTGGAGTAAATGTTCCCATGTACACTACCCTTCGGCGTACTACAGTGGTGTTTACAATGTTTGTGGAGTATATTTTGGCTGGGCAGCGGTATACATCTTCTGTTGTTGGAAGGTAAATAGCCCTTTCTTACTGGTGCTTTCTTATTATGTATATCTTGTTAATTAAGACATGATGATGATGCATGATGCATGTTTCTTTGTTTCATGAAATTACTCTTAACTTTATACTTTCTCTTGATTTGGTTGTTGGGAGTAGTCAAATTGTCTATCCTAGAACATACTCTTGCAACTATGCTGGAAAGTTGTAATTCTGTCAGATTTAACAATCTGAACAATTAATCCAAATGTCTTTCTGGAGTCTACATGATGCTTCAAATCAacacttttttttctcctaattcttttttctttcatgaccAGGAAATCACTTGCCTATAAATATATGACAACACATGGACATCCCTGTTGATAGTGACATTCAaacaaagaagttgaaaattgtAACTTGGAACTTGAAACTTCAATGATACATTGCCAGACAATACACAATACACATATAAAAGCCGATAGAAAACTATGTAGGTATGGAGATGCACAATAGAAAGAGATAAGCTGTGTAGGAAGGTTAGTATTGCCAAGTCAGGTTGGAAAAGGGGTGATGGATGATGAAGGTGAGAGGCCCCACCCCATATGGAGCCATGTAAACATATAAGGAGAGTAAGGGAATGACATTCTGTGCTTGATGTGAACAATCTAGAAAGAGCAGAATAGAAGGAGCTATGAAGGGAGGATGTGGCTTTGTAAAGATAATATCCTTATTTGATAGGACCTTATCTTCCTGGTGTCTGTGTTGTGTAACATGTAAGGTTCCCTCAGAATGTTTTTCCTTGTGGAGATAGGGTTTTCTTGTTTCAGTTACTCCTTTGTATTGAACATCGTATAGTTGTCATGTACATGGATTGCACCACCTTGGGTGCTTTCTGAATGGTTCTTATTAAAAAGGAAGAGCTACATGGTTCCATTCTGATAGGAAGgaataaaagattaaatattgTGCAATTTTGAACTTTGTCTACTCTTACAAATCAGTGGAGTGAAgcccttgaggcttggctcaagtggtaagaGGTTGGGTTGGggttgtgggaggttccaagttcaagtccTAGTGAAGacaacataaaaagaaaaagaaaagtttacatatcaaaaaataaatgaataaatcagTGGAGTGAAATTTTAGAGTTTGCGAAGTTACTAAGATCTGAAGTTTAAAGCTTAATTATGGATACAATGAGGGAATGCCTTTTGACAGTTGAACTTTTCATGAAACCATTACTTggtatcttttaaattttttgaagtattaGTTATTTCCatatgattttccttttccaatttatttaaaagaaatttaagttCCCAGATTATGAGTGGACCTGCACAGGTCGTCTTTCCAGATATGGGTCCTATATGAACAAATTTTGAGGCCTCTTTTGGATTGGAATTGAATCCTAATATTCAGGCTGGTGGCTATAATGTCAAGTATCTCATTCTTGATGCTCAACTGTCTGAGAGTtcacattgtttttaaaatttgttactGGAAATAGTTTTGAGATCCTTGACTTGAGTTGCAATGTTTCTAATTCCTTCATTTAACTGAAAATTTTAAGGGTTTTACCAGTGTGGGCTTGATTGTTCTTGGTGCATTTATTGCGGGTGCTCGGGACTTGTCGTTTGATTCTTATGGTTATGCTGTTGTTTTCCTGTCCAACATCACTACGGCAATATACCTTGCAACCATAGCCCGTATAGGTagaatttccatttttattttattttttaaaaaacttccAATGACATCTCAGTAGCGTGATTTCTTTCTTAGATgctgatattttcttttctcaggGAAATCTAGTGGCCTTAATAGCTTTGGCCTAATGTGGTGTAATGGTAAGCTTAAAAATTCCAACTGCTTGTATTCCTTTAGACATGCTGATTATTTTCTTGGCAGAATTACTTAATGGGGTTTATTTGGATGCTACACCTTTTGACAAAATCTTattacatcttttttttttttctttttttatagggATACTATGTGGACCAATATTGTTGCTTTGGACCTTTATTCGGGGCGACTTAGGGATGGCCAtgaattttcctcatttttttttgccTGGTTTTCTGGTACTTTCTGATTGCTTAAAAAAACTCTCTTTCTGCTAAAAAACTGTCTTTTAGTATGGACATCAACTTCTTCCTTGGTGACTCAACTTGGATCCCTGCGATGTTTACTTGTGAACAAGAGCTGAAAATACTACATTTTGTTCAGTCCCTTCCTGTCTATATGCAAGCATGTATAGTTTCTCATGTGTGTGCTGCAAattgattcatttcttttttatctgtTGGTTCTGCTGTCATTGATTTGTACAATTCATCTTgcctttttctcttatttataaaaCTTCTAGTTGGTTCATATTTATGCTATACTGCATGTAATTCAATATCTAAGGGTATTGATGATATGTTAACTAATATTTTAGTGTCAATTGTATGAAATATATAAAGATATTCATCCCTAATGTTTTCATCTTTGTAATTTGATTAACTAcatacttcattttttattccatgTGATTGATTCTTGTTGCATAATTTTACTAGTAGATCTTGAACTAATTCATGCATCAATCTTGGTCTTTGCTGAATCATTTTTGGCTCTTTGTGATTTATTATCAGCATCAATGATACTAGTTAACTTCTTTAGATGTTCCTTTTTCTTAGGGGTGTTTTGATAACCAGAATgagtatttaaaaaacaaattaagcgTCCAACCATAAAGCATATTTATAGCATAAATGAGGTACCATTCAGGATATAGATTCCACTTAATATCACTTAAAATGTTAAGTTCTAGGCACCTAACTAACGCAGAAGCAATACACAATAAgaggttttaaaaattttatagacTCTGTGGGGATGTGGGAGGTTCCAAATTGAGTCCTAATAAGgattgcaaagaaaaaacaaatgtttgccataaaaaaaaaaaagaacaattatAACTTTTGGTTGCTACTTTTAGTCTTTTACCtagttatttattaataaaatttgttttaatttttaattcctcTATAATAAACTTCAACAGTGACAAATTTACTTCAActgtaatttctttttattttgccAATTTGACTctgaaaagtatttttgttgATTCTAAATATGTATTTTCTAGCATATAGAGGCAGAGACAAAAAAGTATTAGGtagataagtttattttttatagtggaaaaaatatttttctattctgAACTTTTTAAAGTCTACAAGTAAGCAATTGCCCTTTAAATAATACAATTAGAAGATATGGAAAGGCCGGATCTGTCATTTATATctttgattaaaaagaaaaaacaaatgatgatgtgtggcaaattaattaatttctttgaacATTTAGAAAAAGCAATTGATTTGTTTACCTTTTTCATTAATAGCCCAAAACAAGCATATGCTGCTCTTATATGTTGCATAACATGATATGCCATTCTTCATGAAGATTCTAATAATTGCATGGACAAATTTTTAAGATAAacagttttttttccctttagtttttttacttatcaaacCGTTTAGATGAATTCAGTACTTAAATTTCATATGATATCAACAAGTATTTCACTTTCtccacctatcaaaaaataaataaaatttcactACTTAATATTTTTGCACTAGTAATTCAATAGTAAAGTTTTTGATgcttaattttcagttttatcATATATCCCCTTTCTTACTGTTTCAATGTTTTGTTGAAACGTAAAGATCTAGGCATAAATCTTAACCAACATTAGGATTTTTGATGGATATTATTCAAATTGTTGTTATAAATGTCATGTTTATGTTGATTGTACAATTTTGAGTCATAGTTATATCAATTTACATAAGATAATGGAAAAGATTCGTAGATTAATtaatgttgaatataatgtatttatagtatataacctttccttgttaatataggatacatgtatggtagttaggactcctagccttgtatatatatatatatttctcaattgtaagtagattaattacattaatgagaattaaggtctttcttctttctctctctcaacatggtatcagagccaaggaagaaaacctaattctttcctgtttcccgtgtcatcaactccgggaaaccttccggtgaccgtgtttcattccggtcaccttccccatctcccaatactttccggtcattcggatcgtcgacagaaacaaCTCACCGCCGGCAAaattttccggcgaacttttccggcgacgtatttttccgacaccgaccataccagaaggagcgcctggaggagatctacaacttttgtgaaggcaccggcaccaacaaagcatccacgcgccgcccacgcgcacATTTCCGTCCAGCGGCTGcgtctcacgcgccggcgcgtgagggcgcgtgagggattttccggcgacgcgcctcctccagcagcctcgcctgacgccgaccagcctccctacctccctggttctcccattcgagccctgcacgtacctcttttggggatttttgtctccgtcggccctccaaacagtctttccggcgaagctccgactactttttctctactccaatccctgcacgtgccttgggaagtgttcttctacctttctggtggtaccacgccgcgatctgaggccgtctccctttttcggtggtgccacgccgcaatctgaagccgtattagggctctcttcatccaaacatacttcattctccagataagtagatatgactactaaaaattccattttttccgctgttatatctggatctcctatgattacttcggagaaattggttggcagtgacaattatctttcctggtctgcctctgttgaactttggtttatgggtcaaggatatgaggatcacttgattacacaggaggcagatatccctgaggttgaccgcgtacagtggaggaagatagatgcacagttatgtagtgtattatggcaatcggttgatcccaagattcttcttcatcttcgggcctacaaaacttgttttaaattttggactcaggccaaaggattatatacgaatgatatccagcgtctttataaggtggcttctgctattgtccatctcagccaacaggacttggatctatctacttatattggccagattgcctctcttaaggaggagttcttgactgtgatgcctcttactcctgatgttggggctcaacaaacacagcttgacaagttcttcatggttcttactcttattggcctccgtccggatcttgagcctgtccgcgatcagattcttggtagttcatcagttccgtccttggatgatgtgtttgctcgcctcctccgtatctcctccactcagactttgccatttgatagcacttcagattcttctgtgttagtttctcaaactaactctcgaggaggccgtagtggtacccgaggtagaggtcaacgtcctcattgcacctattgcaataaacttggccacactcgcgatcgttgctatcagttacatggacgacctcctcgcactgcccatgtggcccagtcctctgattctccgctgcctcaagctccgagctcttccgcatctcaggcttctgttgcctctgttgctcagcctggtaatgcctctgcctgccttacccacacatcttctcttggaccctggattctagattctggagcttctgatcacttatctggtaataaggatcttttctcctctattactactacctctgctttacctactgttaccttagctaatggttctcaaactgtggctaaaggtattggtttggcccttcctctgccttctctacctctcacttctgtcctttatactcctgaatgtccttttaatcttatttccatcagcaaaatcactcgtactcttaattgctctattaccttttctgataaatttgtgaccttgcaggaccggagtacggggaagacgattggcataggacgtgagtctcaaggcctctatcacctcacctcggattcatctcctgcagtttgcatttccactgatgctcctctcctcattcacaatcgtctgggccaccctagtctctccaagttccagaagatggtccctcgtttttccactttatcgtcgcttccatgtgagtcatgtcagcttgggaaacatactcgtgtctcgttcccaaagcgtttgaataatcgggcaaagtctccttttgagcttgtccacactgatgtttggggtccttgtcggactgcgtctactttaggatttcagtattttgtcactttcattgatgattattctcgatgtacttggttatttttaatgaaaaatcgagctgagttattctctattttccagaaattttatgctgaaatccaaacccagttcaatgtttctattcgtgtgttacgcagtgacaatgccagggaatatttttcagccccatttacttcgtttatgtctcatcatgggattcttcatcaatcttcttgtgctcatactcctcaataaaatggggtagctgaacgcaagaatcgacatcttgttgagacagctcgtactctcctcctgcatagcaatgttccttttcgtttttggggggacgttgttcttaccgcttgttatttgattaatcgtatgccctcctctgtcttacatgatcagattcctcactcccttctcttccctgaccaaccactttatttccttcctcctcgtgtctttggttgtacttgctttgttcatattctcactcctggacaggacaagctttccgccaaagccatgaagtgtctcttcttgggatactccagacttcagaagggttatcgttgttattcccttgagactcatcgatactttatcttcgctgatgtcaccttctttgaggactcaccattcttttccaccacttctgagtctcttcctgtttctgaagtcttgcctattcccattgtctccccacctgatgctatgcctcctcgaccacttcaggtttatcatcgtcgccctcgtgtcgttgctcctctcccttttgctgaggcacctgctgactcacttcctatcccttcggcttcacctaccccggctctgccttctcctaatgacttacccattgctgttcggaaaggtactcgctctactcgtaatcctcatcctatttacaattttttgagttatcatcgattatcttcaccctattctgcttttgtttctgctatatcctctgtttctcttccaaagagcacccatgaagctctttcccatccaggctggcgacaggcaatggtggatgaaatggctgctctgcactctaatggcacttgggatcttgttgttttaccctcgggtaaatctaccgttggctgtcgttgggtttacgcagttaaggttggtcctgatggtcaggttgatcgccttaaggcccgcttcgttgctaaaggctatactcaggtttatggttctgattatggtgacacattctctccggttgccaagattgcttctgtccgtctgcttctctccatggctgccatgtgttcttggcctctttatcaattggatattaaaaatgccttccttcatggtgatcttgccgaggaagtttatatggagcaacctcctggttttgttgctcagggggagtctggtttagtatgcaggttacgccgttctctatatggcttgaaacaatctcctcgagcatggtttagccgttttagttctgttgttcaagagtttggcatgcttcgcagtacagcagaccattcagttttctatcatcataactctttggggcagtgtatttatctggttgtttatgtggacgacatcgtcattacaggcagtgatcaggatggtattcagaaactaaagcaacacctttttacccactttcagaccaaagacttggggaaactcaagtatttcttgggaattgagatagctcaatccagttctgctgtggtcctttcccaaaggaagtatgctttagacatcctggaagaaactggtatgttagactgtaaaccggtagacacacctatggatccgaatgtcaaacttgtaccaggacagggggagcctttaggagaccccgggagatatcgacggctcgtaggtaaattgaactatctcaccattactcgtccagacatttcttttcctgtgagtgttgttagtcaattcctacagtcaccatgtgatagccattgggatgctgtaatccgcattcttcgatatatcaaaagtacaccaggccaaggtgtgttgtacgagaacagaggtcatactcaggttgttggttacacagatgcagattgggctggctcacccacagatagacgttccacttcagggtactgtgtttttattggaggtaatctaatatcttggaagagtaagaaacaagatgtagtggccagatctagcgctgaagccgagtatcgagctatggctttggcaacatgtgaactcatatggttgagacatcttcttctagagttgagatttggaaaggatgaacaaatgaaactcatatgtgataaccaggccgcattacatattgcatccaatccagtctttcatgaaaggaccaaacatattgaagttgactgtcatttcattagagagaagatcgcatcaggatgtgttgctacaagttttgttaattcaaatgatcaactagctgacattttcactaaatctctcagaggtcctaggattaaatatatttgtaacaagcttggtgcatatgacgtatatgctccagcttgagagggagtgttgaatataatgtatttatagtatataacctttccttgttaatataggatacatgtatggtagttaggactcctagccttgtatatatatatatatttctcaattgtaagtagattaattacattaatgagaattaaggtctttcttctttctctctctcaacaattAATAACATGAAATTTGAGAATTTCTATGCATGATATGGcatacttttataattaattaattaaactttatttgatGTTGGATTAGAACTTGAATAGTTACTCTATTTCATGGGTGTGTATAAATCTCTTAACATGGCGTATTCATTCTGTAATTTTGAACATTGAGCCTGGTTTGTTTATTAATATCTATATTAAAGATTTTCACAAGTCTAAGCCTTTTGTTGAACTTCGGCATTGCATTGATATATCAATTGGCATATTTGTATTATAGaattttgcatttttaatattgATGAATATTACTTCAGAGCGGTGAAGGTGCAACACTGATGCGGTGATTATACCATATAGAATATTatatgaagagaaaaatgacTGCTTTGTGGATCAACCAATTATGTCATTCCTTCCTATTCTTCTTACTTcttttccctctctctctctctctcatgttgGTTTGATGAACATGATGGGACATTAGAACATAAAATTCAAACCAGCAGGCAGGCCAGGGATGGTATGGAATGAATTTTAGGATCATGTGCACTGTATGATAAggattttccaatttttcacCATCATCATTTGTGGTAGTGGCTCCATTTTCTGTTATTACTCAATTCTGATGGATGTATTTGTGCTCAAAAGTTATGTGAAACACATTGGGCTAGTGTGAGTTGTTTTGGGATAGATAAAAACTCCCTATTTGGTAGTTCTTTAATTATCATTTCAGAGATGTTGAAGTCTGTATATTGTGTAACTAACTTGTTATGCAAATGATGTGGAAAATGAAACTGAATCAGTCTGCTATAGGGAAACTtgtttatcttcattttttatgagATGTGCTGAGAGTTAATATCCAAATTATTTAAACAGTGGGGCTAATTAAATGTGATATGTTTCTTGTTCCCTTTCTGGTTCGGCAGGCCGTGTTGCTGCTCTCCTGTATACTGGCATTCTTCTTGAATTACAGCATATTCCTGAATACAACTCTAAATTCAGCAGTCACACAGACAATTTGCGGCAATCTAAAGGTTTGTTTATCAGTCTTCTTGTACCCTTCTTAATGAATGACTGATTTCTTTCATGGATTTCTTTCTATTCTACCTTCTTTTGTTAGTTTTGTTTGCTTAAGCTAATTAATTGGGTGGGGAATGGCTTAAAGTCACCTTATGCAAAAAGGACTCTTGCATTGGATGCTGCTCCTGGTACAGATGAGTTGTCCAACATTGCTACCTCAGTTGCTGGCATATCTGTGTGTGAAAACAGAAAAGGGCTAAAGTAGCCATGTCATCAATAGAGAGGGATTATCCAATTAGACCTCTTCTGACACTACCCTGATTTTCTATGGATTCCAAATGAAATTCACGAGTGTCAAAAAAGGAATCCTTCAATTTTTCCAAGGTGTGAAATATTTCAGAATAGGTTTAAAATtggtcaaaatttcaaaaattttgtttaaatttgaaaaccaGAATTACCCTGCCAACCTCAAAATATCCTGATGATGGCCAATTTTTCATCCATTTGATAGTTCAAGTTAATAAGTATTATCTCCTCCAGCCTCAACATCAAATATCAAAACAACTCACTAATATTCTGACTCAAAAAGTCTCTAATTATGTTTTGCCTCAGTTTTTATACTTTCATTTCAAAACATTGTCACCCTGTACAcattctcaaattttctattatttgtgCTCCTTGTAGGATTTGTTTACCATTGGACTTGGCTGGATGATTTTCGGGGGGCTTCCTTTTGATATTGTGAGTGAAAACCCCAGTAACCTCAGTGCCCTCCTCTACATTTACCATTCTGCTCTTGTGAGAGAACCTAACATGTTTCCTTGCAGTTGAACATCACAGGACAATTTCTGGGTTTTCTTGGTTCTGGCTTGTATGCCTACTACAAGCTCATAGGGAAGTAACTGCATGAGCTGTTGGGAGGATCGGTTTTTCTCATTGGAGGTTCAAGTTGGTGCCTCCCTTTCTCCCCAGTTCTGGGAGGATGACGATGGGGTTGTTGAAACAGATACATACAAGGGGTTTTCTGCCTGGTTAGAACTTAGTAGCTGGTAGAATTTTTTCTAGGGAACTGGGGCTTTCTTTTGCTCTAGTGAATTAAAGATAGAATTGGTTTTAGAAACAGCGAGTGTACTAAAACAGTGGATTTGGGTATATTCTAATTGATGATTCTATAGAATTTTAATTATCacacaaaaaaaatggaggaaaaacaAACCATCAGGCATCttgagctattttttttttggtgaagtACCAACTAGGCATTTTATGCACTTAGAAGTGGCCTTTGTTTTCTTGGCAAATCACCATAAGCCTCATCAGAAGTTCATTGCCCAAATTTCAAAAGAGAACTCTATATTTTGATTCCTTTTTTAGGGGGTGAAACTTACGTTCTGTATGAGCTAGCACTGCATTTGTTCTCTCCGTAAGTGAGGGGTTTTTATATTCCACCTAATATGCCTTCATGTCTATCTCAATTAAGATCTTATTAAGACAAAAATGATTcttaatgaaataattaaaatacccTTCAAATTATCATTATAATTACATTTTTGGACATCCTCAAGAGTATATGAAATTATGCTTTGGGAAACGTTGAAAGACATTTAGAATTATACTTTCAGATATGTTTAATAGTTCTTATAATGTATTTAACCCATAAACAAATCTCTTCAAGGTTTGATTGTATATAATATCTCAAGAAGTATACATCAACCATGCACAAATGTTGGCTTACacgaaaaaaaatccaaaaattaaatcatgTTA
Coding sequences:
- the LOC117913475 gene encoding UDP-N-acetylglucosamine transporter UGNT1, which translates into the protein MASSNSSKSPMLPISDPPRPDDKVFKGSAMSKRGAYAAISYMSCAVLLVIFNKAALSSYHFPCASVITLFQIICSCSFLYALRRWKIISFTLGESSNVNDSSPVFVPITTLIHTLPLAITYLLYMLVTMESVRGVNVPMYTTLRRTTVVFTMFVEYILAGQRYTSSVVGSVGLIVLGAFIAGARDLSFDSYGYAVVFLSNITTAIYLATIARIGKSSGLNSFGLMWCNGILCGPILLLWTFIRGDLGMAMNFPHFFLPGFLAVLLLSCILAFFLNYSIFLNTTLNSAVTQTICGNLKDLFTIGLGWMIFGGLPFDILNITGQFLGFLGSGLYAYYKLIGK